The nucleotide sequence TGTTGATTGTACAGCTTGTGGCTGAAAAGGGCTAGAAATGGTTAAAACACTGTCACTCCCAGGGGGAGGAATGAGGTATCAAAGCATGATGAGCAGGGAGGAGATATTGGTTGAAAATCTGATGTCAGACTCATGAATTCACTTATTCAGTGCACTTTTTATCCGGGGAAAGTCAACACTGATGAGAGTTGCATTCGCATAATGTCTGAAGAGCACCACATcagccacccctgctatagaggcAAGTTCCCTTGCTTTCCTTTGTCTCACCTCTTTTCATCTGCCCTCCAACTCTTCTACTTCCTAcagcgggacgcgggtggcgctgtgggttaaaccacagagcctagagcttgctgatcagaaggtcggcggttcgaatccccgtgacagggtgagctcccgttgctcggtccctgctcctgccaacctagcagttcaaaagcacgtcaaagtgcaagtagactggacccctgaccgttaggtccagttgcggatgattctgggattgcggcgctcatctcgctttactggccgagggagccggtgtatagcttccaggtcatgtggccagcatgactaagccgcttctggagaaccagaacagcacacagaaatgctgtttaccttcccaccagagtggtacctatttatctacttgcactttgacgtgctgtcaaactgctaggttggcaggagcagggacggagtaacgggggctcaccccattgcagggatttgaactgccaaccttctgatcagcaagccctaggctctgtggtttaacccacagcaccacccaacacacacacacacacacacacacacacacacaacatagtaTCTTGAAACCCTGCTGTGGTCTTCATACCTATGCAGAGTGCATTTGATGGatatgaactgttttatgtttttgttgtgattttattggtgttagccgccctgagcccggtttggcggggaagggcggggtataaataaaaatttattattattattattattattattattattattattattatttaccatgAACAGAAATTGTCAAAAAAATACATTATCAATACACACCatctataattatttattaaatgcagaCCAATGTGTTCCATGTGGTATGagaaataaaccaataaataataatataatacatttACAAGCtcacaagcaaaaacaaaacctgaagaaTCCTTTACCACAGGTTAAGGAGCAAAAttgtgcactcccccccccccaatggatttTAATGGGAGCATTGTTAAGCACAGGACTAACGTATCCCATTATAATCAATGGAAAAAGAAGCTTGACTTTCTCTGGATTGTGTCTTATTTTTCTTGAGCCAGTTGTAAAATTGTTCCCCCAACTCCCCATTAAAATCTGAAACAACTTCCTGGAAATGTTTGCCATATGGGTAAGGCTTGTGATCGCCAGTGTTCTTCCCCATCTGCAGTCATCATATAAAGCAATCATATAATAGCAATCTTAATACTATTATGTGCTGGTCTTTATATAGCCAAAAACTGCACCAAGAGGGAAACTATCAGcaggaaccccaaggtttgcagaagtatagaAAATCTCCAGGAAGGTGTGAAACTCTTAGGAGGAAACCACCTCTCCAAAAGCACAATGAGGAGACTGGGCAAGCTTAGTGACCATAAAATTGCGACTGGCTCTTGCAGGAAAGAGAATGGAAAACCAGGACAGGGGGTAAAGAGTGGAGTAGAGTGGGAGGAATCCTGAACAGCAGCGCTCCAATATGCAACATTTTGCTACAGGTTATCATTAGTATGTCCTAAAATGCTTTTTCATTAACAGTGGTAAAAGAGTTACAGGAAACCCCACTGAGTTGAATGAGGCTGATCCCAGAGTAAGTGAGTatgtactgtataggattgcagccttagtggcATTCAATGaattccctccaccaccaccattatgcttccaaagtttccctttCTCTATCACTGGAATCTGCTAATAATGACAGGCAGAAACCCATGCTGAGAAgatcagcatccccccccccccagggtttgACTAACTGCTCTCTGTAGAGTTGTTGCCATGCTGACTTCAAGAGATCATGTTTATCTCTCATGTAGCTCTGGTAGGAGATGGCCATGCATCAGTTTGCCCATCCCATCCCTCAACTTCTTGCAAACCTTCCCCCCCCATGCCGCTGATAATGCATTGTTTTGGTTGTTCACACCACTGTTCACACACTCAGAGGACTTCCTTATGTTTGTGTCtgcacaacaacaaaattacatgTAGTCAACGGTCCTCTCTACACAACAGcacataaaatttgcatgtgctaatttataggAGGAGATGCATATTTAGAGATAATTATTCTAATCTACTATCCTGTGTCTATGCTGCCACACACCACTGCCTTCAAACTGCAGGATTGTCCTGTGCAAAGCAGAGCAATCTCCCCATCTCCCAACAGTCATAATGTTAGGTCCCCTAAGCACGCTCAGTGGGCTTGGAAGTCTCAACAGGGGAATGATTAGGCATCAATGGCAGAAGCAGGAAGTCTGTAAAGAAACCTAATTCAAAACTGTACACAGTTTTAAAACctgtttctttcccctccctctgcttTCTTCCTGTGTTTAAAGCAGATCTATAGAcagttcacttttaaaaatactgtgatTTCCTGCctttaaaactgttttgtttttgtttgggccCTTTGTGACTCAGTTCCACGAAAGCAGGCAGGGGGGATTTGATCGGATTTGAGGACAGCAGTGCTATATGGGCCTGGCATTGCACGTAGGACTAAAGACAGTCCCTGATACAGGCCACCTCTTAAAAGGAAGGCATTCGGAGATTTCTCAGGCTTCCAAATGGTACAGTTATCATCGAATATTCCTGCAAATTCCAATGCTTCAAAATgcaaaggccgggggggggggggggttaggagaaAACGCAAATGCATACATTTCAGGGATGTGGCCTGGGCCAAGAATACTCCCTTTTTACTCACATTTTACTCACAGTGAACCCCACGAGTGAATGGGGTGGATATAATCTTTCCTGTTTGTATTGTGAGGGGGAAAACGAGCTTGGGCTAAATGCTGAGGTATAGAAGTCTCTGTGGAACAGAGAGAAGCCATAAGCCCTGTTTGGGAGATTGCCCCTTAAGCAATTGCAGCTGTGTAAGGGGAAGAGCATAGCTAGGCTCACTGTCCGTCCCCCAATTtatgggctgcccccccccaccgggTGAAATAGAATCCTGTGCAAATCAGGGGTCTAAACCACATCGAGATGTCTATCGAGAAAGATCCATGCTTTAGACCTTCTCCCTCAGCACTTGGGTGGCAGAAGGCAAGGTAGCAAGAGTGGCATGATTGTAACCACACAAGGTGAGAGGCTACCTCAAAAAAAGCCTGCAGCAATTCATTAAATGAAGGAACACGGTAAAAGAAAACATTATAAAGTGCCAAGTGTACGAAGGCAGAGATAAAAGGTGTGCAGGAGAAAAAGACAGGCATCTTCCTTCTTGCGCTGCAGCGCTGAGTTCTGTCCCTGATTTAATAAAAACTGAAGCACCGCTATATCCTTGATGATTTCCAGCACCTCCACCGACTCAGAACGGCTTCTCTGGCATTCATAGCAGGGCGGCTACTTGACACCTTTCCCTCCAGAATACTCTTGGTATGGGCTGGTTCTGGTTTTTGGCCGTGGGATGGAGAAATCCTGCTGGGGCTCAAGGTTCTaggcaaaaaaagaggaaggaaggaagtggaaTTATAAGGTTTTTAAGTGACATATGTTCTGTTGGATGTTCCTTTTGAGGAAGCAAAACTGCTTTTTAACTAGGTTGAGGAAGAGACTCAGGGCCCCCTGCTGCAACTTTTGCAGTGGCAGATTGGTAGTGGCCAAATTTTCTCAAGACCTAGAAGAAATCCAGTGCTTGGGTCACTTATACTGGAAGTGAGCCTGGGTAATGCAATGTATAGGGAAATCCTTTGTTAATCGGGGGGTAAGGGTCAGCCAAACTCAAGTCTATAGTCTGTGATTCCTGATGTGACAGGCCTTTTGAGAGAACCCGTCCAGACAAAATTGCATGCTAGATACATTACCACATGGTTAGTTTTGCATGGAAATATACTTGAGCCAATGGGGTTGGGTTGGGGTCATGAAAGCTTTTGGTAGGTGCAAAAACTGATTCCCCTTTAATTATTTTTCTAGAATGCTGCATAAGGTGAATAAAGTGCTTCAGTGTGATCCCAAACCCTCCTTCTCCAATTACTGGCATCTTCCGTTTGAAGTTTGGGCATGGAAGCTCCCCACAATCCCCTCTCTTTCTTTGCCTGTTTAGAGAAGAAGCAACTCGTCCACCATTCGCTATAAGCACAGAGACTCATCAACTCCACAGCAATCATCTTTGACTGCTTAGAGGGGAGAGGCACACATTCCTGACTGGTTAACAACCATGTGATCAGAAGGAAGCATTGCCTTCACTCATACTTGACTTTGTTTGTCCCTAGTAATATCAGCAGTGGCATTAAAACACTCGCTGAGTGATCCCAGGTTGGCTGGGACATTACATACAGGGCCCACTAAGCAACTGCATCAAGCATTCTGCAGTTTACAGCCAATTCTATAACCTGCCCCAACATAAACTATTCTGTTGTCTCGGTGCAGCCAAAATGAACTCGCATTACCCAGGCATCAAATGCAGCTTGTTAGCTGAGTTGTTCTCTGTGTCCCACACAGTCCCAATACCACATAATCTCCTGTGAGCGGCAGCTCCACCACCAACACGACAATGTTTAATAATTATCCAAACATTTTGAAATTCCCCGGTAGGCCACTCTATTAAATGAAGTTGCATTGCAATGAATCACTCCAGTACTGAAAATCAAAGATCGTGTATTTACCTGCAGCTGGAAGTGAGTTGAATATGGAGGATATGAAGGACCCCTGTTTGCATCTGGAACTGAAAAAGACAAGCAAGGGGAGGCAGTGAGTAAGTGTATTTAATATTGCCACAAAAACAAAGCCAATTCGATTTGATTCCAGACAACCATCTACAGCAACAGCTGTGTACACACAATACAGttaaagcatcctgggaactatagccgtggcaccctggggcgCCTTGAAGGATGGTCAAGGGTGCTGTGGGTaacactggcctctgttccttcttccatccctccctcctctgacgccctcttgcatctctcccAAAGCCTTGCATGGCTCTTTGTTACAGCAGCCCTGGCTTcaagctctgcaggcaaatggtgcctctggggctggccagggggtgcctcccaggcccctgtggggcagtgtgaggagcaCCTCTCTTTCTGGCAgggtgggcagctcagagactgggCCAGCAGCTGTGGATGCCCAGAGGACTCccgaggagaggggaggaggctgaagaaacactccacaagggagggtgtttgggaaatggtgagaggctgccagccctgcaggcaaggggtgacataactgggcttctgagcccAAAGGGGgtaccgcagaaagaatgtagttggtcaaggaagccatggacccaaaaaggttgaaaacctctgatctagTGTGTTGTGCAGCCCAATCAAATTTGTATTTACTCAGTATGAAATCCTTTGTCTTTTGCatagaggaagggctgtagctcaaagGCAGAACATCAATGGGTGTAGccaaaggggggcagggagggacagctgcccccccccccaaatacaaagctaactgaggttctgcccccgcTTAACAAAAGGCCTactccccctaacaaaaatcctggctacacccatgagagcatctgctttgtatgcagaagtccCAGGGTTAATCCccaacatctctaggtaggactgggagagaaccctggcAGTGTAGACCCTACCGGGCTAGATGCCCCTAATGggccttattcccaggtaagtgcatcTAGGATTTCAGCCACCCAAAATATTTCCCATTTTGGGACCTGACTGAATCCTGATCCACATGGCGTGCAACATGTTGATTTGagatttaagaaagaaagaaaagtgacaAATGAATGTCATAAATCATTATATAGGCATTGGCTATATAAGCATTTACTTAGGGGGCAGTGAGCCTGCATTACAGGAAACACTATGAAACTGGCCTCCCACCTGCCCTGTGGCCCAGGATTGTCCTAAAAAGTGCCTGCCTTTCTGAGGACACTTCCAGTGTGGCCCTCTTTGTAATTTGCAACACCAAACGAGAGCATGGGAAGCTGTCATAGGGAATGCTTTAAAAACATggatattttttataaaaaaaatcaggggCATTCCTAAAACAGTCTGAATATTTTTAGCTTGCCAAAGATGCTCGCTCTATCACACAAAGCACTTGCCAGTCCCAGACATACAGGCACTGCTACGGATAGCCATACCTTGCGTGTTGTCTTCCTGAGCATAGGCTCGATTCTCTACTCCGTAGGTTTTTTTCAGGACTTTGGGCTGGCAGGCATCATTCTCTGGAGGGTAGTCTCCGGGCTTCCGTGGAGTGGTGAGGAAACAGAGCTCAGGCACCACATATATCATCAGGAAGACCCACCCATTAGCTACCAGAGCAATGCTGATAATGGGATCGTCCCTTTCTGGATTTTTCTCTGTCATGAACACGCTGATCCAcgccacccagatgcctatggagaACAGGGCTGTGAAGAAGGTGTGTGTTCCATGCCTCTTCCACCTTCTGTATGACCCACAGAAAACAAACGTGGAGACCACAAAGAGGAGGGCCATCAGGAAAAGCACGTAGATGAGAAGCAGAACGAAGTCCACGCGGCTCTTTTCTGTCATTCCAGTCGTGGAGTTCAGGGCCCTCAGCTCTTGGCTGTTGATGGCTACGTACTGTATGGCGATAATAATCTGCACAGTGGTCAGGCTGATGGCGAAAACCAGCAGCGTCAGTACCGAAAATGGGCATCTTCCTCTCACCAGCTTGATGAGGTCGAAGGCATGGGCCAGGAGGCATGCGAAGCAGAGGGCGAAGAGGACCCCGAAAAGAAAGAAGCGGGTGGGGGCAGTCCTCTCGTTGAGCTTTATAATGAAGGCAAAAGTGAGGCCGAAGATTCCTAGAGTGCCCAGAAGGAAGAGGAACTGGACAGGGATCAGGCTTCGCTTTGTGTTGTCTTGGACTTTACATACAAGCAAAAGGAGCACAGTGATCAGGATGACTGTGACGACAGCACCAGCGGTAGCAAAGGATTCCACAACAATGCCCCAATAGTTCTTAGTGTCACAGAGGAAGTCATAGTCTCCATCTAAGCCTGGACAGAGTGGCGGGGAGGCCATGGTGCCTCAGAACAGCCCTAAAGTGGGTGCCTTGCCTTAAAGGAAGACCTGTAGAAATTAAGAGAAGCATGATAAAGCATgatttgaaaaagagagagaaatggactacaaccctacagttctatgaaggGGATAACATGAAAACAGCTGAACCAAGTCAGACACTACTTAGAGATGTCAAAGGaatcaaataattatttaaattGATTCCGATAAAGCCTTATTTAATTAACTGAGTTATGGATTATGGAATCTAGGCATATGGTGAACTAATCTAGTAGTAccattatatttaaaaatattatttactaCAGTGAGGATCGTGTAATCAAAAGGCATACATTGCCTGACCTACGCCATCAAAAGACTAAAAGTTAATATCCCAGTTCAGATAGTCACTTCCCAGCTTACTTGGTTTGCCAGCTGAAAATGAGCAACCATCTGCTGAAAGGTCAGAACACCTGGAGATGGGATGCTTGCACTTGCATTCCTTGCAAATATGCAAGAGGTGCCCGTGTATTTTGTAACTCAGGTATAGTATTTTCAGGGTGCAATTGCATTTTGAAGGTTCAGACTAAAGAGCTATATATGGCATGGCTTGAAGTTTGGCGGTGTAATCTCCAGTGGGCATTACTGGTTTCTTTTTGCCTTCTGCACAATCAAACTTTGTTgggctgctctttttttttacaaactttcGGAGTGGGGAGTCCAAAGGAATGAAAAATGGAAGGTGAAACTTGAACAGAGTTGCTGAAAAACAAATGCATGGCTCTTTTCCCCATGGAAAACgcctctctgtgtgtgattgtgtgtgttgAGTACGTAATTGTGTGTGGGTCTGACCCCACTCACTTTGGGGTCTGGCACTGCCTTCTAATGGAATGTGGCATTACGGGGCAAATGGGGGCCACCAAACTTTAATGTTTTGAGTCAGGCCCCAAGTGCCTGCATGTGCAGGCAAATGCAGCACGTTCTCCAAAGGACTGTCAACACTGCATCAGGCAGGAACACCACTTTCCTCCATCTGCCTTATCCTCAGAGACATTCCTTCAGATAACTGAAAACAGAAAACTCACCATAAAGACTGAATGCATGGTAAGTTGCTTCTTCTGGTGAGAGATTTTCAAATACAGAACccctatacatcattttaacaTTAGCGCTTGCCTTGGTTGTACAATGGCCACGCAGacattcccccaccctctctccatttctgagaaaaagaaaaatacttttaAGCACTAAGGCTGTAGACCTATGCAAACTTGctgccaagtaaacatgcatagtaaggtaaaggtaaagttacccctgaccattaggtccagtcgcggacgactctggggttgcggcgctcatctcgctttactggccgagggagctggcagcagacagcttcggggtcatgtggccagcatgacaaagccgcttcttgcgaaccagagcagcgcatggaaatgccgtttaccttcccgccggagcggtagctatttatctacttgcactttgatgtgctttcaaactgctaggtgggcaggagctgggacggaacaatgggagctcaccccgccgtggggattcgaaccaccgaccttctgatctgcaagtcctaggctctgtgggttagaccacagcaccacctgcgtccctaaaaaACATGCATATTATCAGGCTGCAAATCTTTCATTCACTGCCTAGTTTGCTACCCTCCACTTAAGGGTGTATAGCTATCTGAAAACCGCATGCAGCTGATAGCTAGAGGTCAAACAGCCAGATCCACAAACCAATTAAACAGTGCTGCATGTGTTTGAACAGAATGAACACATTGACGCCAACGGGACACCGACTTGCTTAATAATAGCAGGGCTAAATCAACAGAATTCCAGGTACTCCAGTTAAGACTTGCTAGCTGTGAGAACGCAAAATAAACCTACAGGGAAGGTGTCGGCCGTGGCATGCTTTGCACACCAGTGCGTATGCATAAATAAGGGCTTTTTTTGGACTTTTCAGATTCTAGGAAAGAGCCAGAGAACGGCTGTTGATGGGTGTCTTTGTAATTCTAAAAACATGAAAGGAAAATTCCGCCTGGAGACTAGCAATCCAGAAATGAAGCTACAAACTGCACCACAGCAGCATGCCCTGGGGTCAGGCCGAGAAAGAGCCGCAGGACTCCCTCTTAACAAACCTCCTGCTCTACTATCCCATCACGGTAGCCGTGGTCTCTGATTTACCTTGAGTGTGCTCTGTGCTCCCACGGCTAGATGTGTCTTCTTCAGTAGCAGAGGGCAAACCAGGGAAATTCCTGCCGCACACCCACTCGGCAAATAATCTCAGCTCTGCTTGTTCTCCTCTCCCCGAGCAAGACAAGCAGCAAAATTGCTCTCTCACACTCTAGGGGCAGCTTTAAAAGCAAATGAGGAAAAAAAGCGAAGATGATGGAGTAGGGACACGCCTATTCCAGTTCCACTACTCCTGGTGCTGTTATAAATATAACGTCCCGGTGCCAGGAGATGAGGTAAAAATGTCTGACGTCAACAGGACAGTCACCCCAGCAGCTGGGTGGGGAAGGATCCTGTGCCTCTCCACACCCCACAGTTGAATCCATGACCATTCATCAAATCAGTTAATAAATTGCACCTCTCTGGGAGTTGAGAAACCAAGAGGATATGGGCTGTTGGGAGACCCCTGGCCAACAATAACACCATTGTGCTCCTCCTCCCCTTCATTGCTTTCTATACTTACCTAACATTCAGCTAAGTTAATGTACTGAGGAAGTTCAAGAGTGACCATGAGGAGCAGTCTTTTAAGTCtccgtctctctccctctccctcgtTCTCTCTCTTCTTTGTACTATACACTCGATCCCTGGAGCAGAAGCTACTCATGCCTGCAGACGCTCAGGAATTTCCAGTGCTTATCCTTCTGAACAAATCAGGTGTTTTGCCATCCAAATCAGCTAAGAAAAAAATATACAGAGGATATGTGCACAGACTCACACTCAGAgccggcccacctatgaggcaaggcaaggcaactgCCTTAGGTGGTAGGATCcatggggcagcagatctggtctCCAAGAATGCATTGCCCGCAGCTGCCGCCATAGTGGCAGCGATGGCTGTGGTGCAAGCCTTGGAAGTCAGATCTGCCACCACCTTGGTAGCCCCCCACCCCGTGTCACcactacagca is from Lacerta agilis isolate rLacAgi1 chromosome 10, rLacAgi1.pri, whole genome shotgun sequence and encodes:
- the LOC117054349 gene encoding retinoic acid-induced protein 3-like; this translates as MASPPLCPGLDGDYDFLCDTKNYWGIVVESFATAGAVVTVILITVLLLLVCKVQDNTKRSLIPVQFLFLLGTLGIFGLTFAFIIKLNERTAPTRFFLFGVLFALCFACLLAHAFDLIKLVRGRCPFSVLTLLVFAISLTTVQIIIAIQYVAINSQELRALNSTTGMTEKSRVDFVLLLIYVLFLMALLFVVSTFVFCGSYRRWKRHGTHTFFTALFSIGIWVAWISVFMTEKNPERDDPIISIALVANGWVFLMIYVVPELCFLTTPRKPGDYPPENDACQPKVLKKTYGVENRAYAQEDNTQVPDANRGPSYPPYSTHFQLQNLEPQQDFSIPRPKTRTSPYQEYSGGKGVK